The proteins below come from a single Drosophila teissieri strain GT53w chromosome 3L, Prin_Dtei_1.1, whole genome shotgun sequence genomic window:
- the LOC122617416 gene encoding CAAX prenyl protease 1 homolog, protein MNTFALYQDPLRGERLKISGNPIGMSVVPRKLSFSDPILLRHILCLMIVVHNGFHLILCCRQLKLCKSASVPPKQMEGTMSQEAFKASKDKQLHASYLEIFNLAIDTLYSCLDLYLCTLAYLWKSTVGWYRYADSTWLNVTFMTLFSTYLVVRKLPSLFYEKLILDPRYHVDPEKTPPLLGLICALVFVVVFLQVAVIPLTAFLMVIHGLTEWYFTLFVWLILVGLSILVLGFIGLFGVPCLGKSRKMNNESDMDDSLKAVLDDFKFPGRVYMVHTFHVGRPTAWVMGCCCCLRLDIHDNLKLNRGFGSDDFDWGQMGAGLNDEQLAAFVAHQLAHWRLWHVAKGLALIYLHLLIYLLLFGICNRWVTLFEAAGFTTFYPSSVGFWLVYKYLMPIYHDICTWIVFFCIRHFEYAADAYVNRRGYGPPMRDALLKLFADDYEFPYVDRCYLMWHRLRPSILQRIDNLQRIDNPQRLDAASGVSTV, encoded by the exons aTGAACACTTTCGCCTTATATCAAGATCCGTTGCGTGGAGAGCGGCTCAAGATATCGGGAAATCCGATCGGCATGAGTGTGGTGCCCCGGAAATTGAGTTTCTCGGATCCGATCCTTCTGCGGCACATCCTCTGCCTGATGATAGTGGTGCACAATGGGTTTCACCTCATTCTCTGCTGCAGGCAGCTGAAGTTGTGCAAAAGCGCTTCCGTGCCACCGAAGCAAATGGAGGGCACTATGTCGCAGGAAGCCTTTAAG GCATCCAAGGATAAGCAACTCCATGCCTCGTATCTGGAGATTTTCAATTTAGCTATAGATACACTATATAGCTGCCTAGATCTGTATCTTTGCACGCTGGCGTATCTCTGGAAATCGACGGTGGGCTGGTATCGCTATGCGGATAGCACTTGGCTGAATGTCACATTTATGACCCTGTTTTCCACATACTTGGTAGTCCGCAAGTTGCCGTCACTTTTTTACGAGAAACTCATCCTGGATCCGCGATACCATGTGGATCCCGAAAAAACGCCGCCCTTGTTGGGTTTGATTTGTGCTTTGGTTTTTGTCGTGGTGTTCTTGCAg GTTGCAGTCATTCCGCTGACTGCGTTTTTAATGGTTATTCATGGGCTCACCGAATGGTATTTCACACTATTCGTTTGGCTTATTCTGGTGGGCTTATCCATACTTGTATTGGGCTTCATTGGCCTATTTGGCGTGCCCTGTTTGGGCAAAAGTCGCAAGATGAATAACGAATCCGATATGGACGATAGTCTGAAGGCGGTACTGGACGACTTCAAGTTTCCAGGTCGCGTCTACATGGTGCACACCTTCCATGTGGGTCGTCCCACTGCCTGGGTGatgggctgctgctgttgcctgCGCTTGGACATCCACGATAACCTGAAGTTGAACCGCGGTTTTGGCTCCGATGACTTCGACTGGGGTCAGATGGGTGCCGGGCTGAATGACGAGCAGTTGGCCGCCTTTGTGGCCCATCAACTGGCCCACTGGCGTCTGTGGCATGTGGCAAAGGGACTGGCCCTGATCTACTTGCATCTCTTGATTTACCTACTGCTCTTCGGGATCTGCAACAGGTGGGTGACGCTGTTCGAGGCGGCGGGCTTTACGACATTCTATCCCAGTTCCGTGGGCTTCTGGCTGGTGTACAAGTATCTCATGCCCATATATCACGACATTTGCACTTGGATCGTGTTCTTCTGTATACGGCACTTTGAGTACGCCGCGGACGCGTATGTCAATCGCCGGGGTTATGGGCCACCGATGAGGGACGCTCTGCTCAAGCTTTTTGCGGATGATTACGAGTTTCCCTATGTGGACCGCTGCTACCTCATGTGGCATCGCCTTCGTCCTTCGATCCTGCAACGCATCGATAATCTGCAGCGTATCGATAATCCGCAGCGATTGGATGCAGCAAGTGGTGTCTCCACAGTGTAG